In Terriglobales bacterium, a single window of DNA contains:
- a CDS encoding response regulator produces the protein MSAPAVPQEPVLVIEDEPSVMMLIRTTLERHGYRVVPASSGVDGLRMLAGGAYRGIITDIRMPGGVSGADVHAWIAANRPDL, from the coding sequence ATGAGCGCGCCAGCGGTGCCGCAAGAACCCGTGCTGGTGATCGAGGACGAGCCCTCGGTCATGATGCTCATCCGCACCACGCTGGAGCGCCATGGCTACCGCGTGGTCCCGGCCAGCTCCGGCGTGGACGGCCTGCGCATGCTGGCCGGCGGCGCCTATCGCGGCATCATCACCGATATTCGCATGCCCGGAGGCGTCAGTGGCGCCGACGTCCACGCCTGGATCGCCGCCAACCGCCCCGACCTG